From the genome of Deinococcus sp. AJ005, one region includes:
- a CDS encoding DoxX family membrane protein — protein sequence MRRQPELALALIRVVVGLVFAWHGFHKIFDLGLGNVTASYGVAGVPLPLLFAPLVAVLELVGGPLLLLGLGARGLAGALALLTAGVALAPLVAGRLSLAELEVPLLLTAGSLAIMVGGSGSPALKDRSAEVLPPARNPGKRKG from the coding sequence GGTGGTGGGGCTGGTGTTCGCATGGCACGGCTTCCACAAAATTTTTGATCTGGGCCTGGGCAACGTGACCGCCAGTTATGGGGTGGCTGGCGTGCCCCTGCCGCTACTGTTCGCGCCGCTGGTGGCCGTGCTGGAGCTGGTGGGCGGACCGCTGCTGCTGCTGGGGCTGGGCGCACGCGGACTGGCCGGGGCGCTGGCGCTGCTGACGGCGGGTGTGGCCCTCGCGCCGCTGGTGGCCGGACGCCTCAGCCTCGCAGAGCTGGAAGTTCCGCTGCTGCTGACGGCAGGCAGTCTGGCCATCATGGTGGGCGGCTCAGGTTCTCCGGCCTTGAAGGACCGCAGCGCGGAAGTCTTACCTCCAGCACGCAATCCAGGCAAAAGAAAAGGCTGA
- a CDS encoding protease complex subunit PrcB family protein, producing MKKSLLPVLLLSAGLFSACTMTGPSNLRVHEALLYGGTQERIVWVYGSLTGGAGGSLKLGGQTAELRVQVEDAVAVPGTLSVNGKATYRQPTSAITAPLNVTRRANGSFDVVTPGGLSAVYYTDGQTWSKLSGLSGTVGASSVNGLQSAGQLTPEEAGVLSKALLGQGPLAVGVLSAVPTADAPLDVEPKPGEYLRTALYVLPNVATIAAQIPAASVLNPTPSSPTPLPTGARVNFTELASGSQSGVTEAGVTVAATPAEAASLYAQAYSRQTGAPTAPDPGNATIVGIFLGQRTTGGYGVTITGASVSGGTLTLVAQVRAPKPGSITTQAITSPWTIVRVDGKYQNVRVVDEAGQPLR from the coding sequence ATGAAGAAATCTCTGTTGCCCGTCCTCCTGCTGAGCGCGGGCCTGTTCAGCGCCTGCACCATGACTGGCCCCAGTAATCTACGCGTGCATGAGGCGTTGCTGTACGGCGGCACGCAGGAACGCATCGTGTGGGTCTACGGTTCGCTGACGGGCGGTGCGGGCGGCAGCCTGAAACTGGGCGGTCAGACCGCCGAACTGCGCGTCCAGGTGGAGGACGCGGTGGCCGTTCCCGGCACCCTGAGCGTGAATGGCAAAGCCACCTACCGCCAGCCCACGTCCGCGATCACCGCGCCCCTGAACGTCACCCGCCGCGCCAACGGTTCTTTTGATGTGGTCACCCCTGGCGGCCTGAGCGCGGTCTATTACACCGACGGGCAGACCTGGAGCAAGTTGAGCGGCCTGAGCGGAACGGTAGGAGCGTCCTCCGTGAACGGTCTTCAGAGCGCCGGCCAGTTGACGCCGGAAGAGGCGGGAGTTCTGAGCAAGGCGTTGCTAGGTCAGGGGCCGCTGGCCGTGGGCGTGCTGAGCGCTGTCCCCACTGCCGATGCCCCGCTGGATGTAGAACCCAAACCGGGCGAATATCTGCGGACAGCGCTGTACGTGCTGCCGAATGTTGCCACCATTGCCGCTCAGATTCCCGCAGCCAGTGTGCTGAACCCTACCCCGTCCTCGCCTACCCCACTGCCCACAGGAGCGCGCGTGAATTTCACGGAACTTGCCAGCGGAAGCCAGTCGGGCGTCACCGAAGCTGGCGTGACCGTCGCCGCCACGCCAGCAGAGGCCGCCAGCCTTTATGCCCAGGCGTACTCGCGCCAGACCGGAGCGCCCACCGCCCCCGATCCGGGCAATGCCACCATCGTCGGGATTTTCCTGGGGCAGCGCACCACGGGCGGCTACGGCGTGACCATTACCGGGGCCAGCGTGTCGGGCGGCACCCTGACCCTGGTGGCCCAGGTGCGTGCGCCGAAGCCGGGGTCCATCACCACCCAGGCGATCACCAGCCCGTGGACCATCGTTCGGGTGGACGGCAAGTATCAGAACGTGCGCGTGGTGGACGAGGCGGGTCAGCCGCTGCGCTGA
- the recN gene encoding DNA repair protein RecN: MTRKARAPRAEKTATLPRPSASAPADPSPVGPALARLEVRNLATIRELELDFADGLSVFTGETGAGKSIIVDALGLLLGSRANTDLIRTGESDLLVTGFWNEESAESSADQTSTDQSSASRRLAAQGRGVARLDGEVVSVRELQEWAQTRLTIHWQHSAVSLLGPANQRALLDRGLPDQTAAYTHAYREWQEARARLERLRTGERERARQLDLLTFQSREIAEVAPLPGEEEPLQAELNRLANLETIAQSAAGALTLISDGEENALGFLGEAVRALNASARYDDASAALQQELRAALDSLQAVSGELRAVAEDGAADPEQLARVEGRLGALGKLRTKYGPTLDDVLEFQAGVEEELAALTRDEQAAGTLDADVEALFSEVRRSGTVLDSARQKRAAPLAAELLAVIRELGMPHARLEFRLSPLSEPALYGPSDVTIQFTANPGEDLAPLSDVASGGELSRVMLAISTVLGADTPAVVFDEVDAGIGGGAALAVAEQLHRLARSRQVMVVTHLAQIAARADHHFKVEKAVEEGRTVSRVRPLSPDERLEEIARMLGGNTSEAALGHARELMEGKEVKPSDRLKV; encoded by the coding sequence GTGACCCGCAAGGCCCGCGCCCCCCGCGCAGAGAAAACTGCCACCCTCCCCAGACCGTCTGCGTCGGCTCCGGCTGATCCGTCTCCGGTCGGTCCGGCATTGGCCCGGCTGGAAGTTCGCAACCTCGCCACCATCCGCGAACTGGAGCTGGATTTCGCCGATGGCTTGAGCGTTTTTACCGGCGAGACCGGAGCGGGCAAGAGCATCATCGTGGATGCGCTGGGGTTACTGCTGGGTTCGCGGGCCAACACGGACCTGATCCGCACAGGTGAGAGCGATCTGCTGGTGACGGGCTTCTGGAACGAGGAATCTGCTGAAAGCAGCGCCGATCAGACCAGCACTGATCAAAGCAGTGCCAGCCGCCGTCTCGCGGCCCAGGGACGCGGCGTGGCCCGGCTGGACGGTGAGGTGGTCAGCGTGCGCGAGTTGCAGGAGTGGGCGCAGACCCGCCTGACGATTCACTGGCAGCACAGCGCCGTTAGCCTGCTGGGTCCAGCCAATCAGCGCGCACTGCTAGACCGTGGCCTGCCCGATCAGACGGCGGCCTACACCCATGCCTACCGCGAGTGGCAGGAGGCCCGCGCCCGGCTGGAGCGCCTGCGGACCGGGGAGCGCGAACGCGCCCGGCAACTGGACCTGCTGACCTTCCAGTCCCGTGAAATTGCCGAGGTGGCCCCGCTGCCCGGCGAGGAAGAACCCTTGCAGGCCGAGCTGAACCGCCTTGCCAACCTGGAAACCATCGCCCAGAGCGCGGCGGGGGCGCTGACCCTGATCTCGGACGGCGAGGAAAACGCGCTGGGCTTTCTGGGTGAGGCGGTGCGTGCCCTGAACGCCAGCGCCCGTTACGACGACGCCAGCGCAGCGTTGCAACAGGAACTCCGCGCGGCCCTGGACAGCCTCCAGGCCGTTTCCGGCGAACTGCGGGCGGTGGCCGAGGACGGCGCGGCTGACCCCGAGCAACTGGCCCGCGTGGAGGGCCGTCTGGGCGCACTGGGTAAATTGCGGACCAAGTACGGCCCCACGCTAGATGACGTGCTGGAATTTCAGGCCGGGGTGGAGGAGGAACTGGCTGCCCTGACCCGCGACGAACAGGCCGCCGGAACCCTGGACGCCGATGTGGAGGCCCTGTTCTCCGAGGTCCGCCGCTCTGGGACTGTGCTGGATAGTGCCCGCCAGAAACGCGCCGCGCCGCTGGCCGCCGAACTGCTGGCCGTGATCCGCGAACTGGGGATGCCGCACGCCCGGCTGGAATTCCGCCTCTCCCCGCTGTCCGAACCCGCCCTGTACGGCCCCAGCGACGTGACCATCCAGTTCACTGCCAACCCCGGCGAGGATCTGGCCCCGCTGTCCGACGTGGCGTCCGGCGGCGAGTTGTCGCGCGTGATGCTGGCGATCAGCACGGTGCTGGGCGCGGACACCCCCGCCGTGGTCTTTGACGAGGTGGACGCCGGAATCGGCGGCGGCGCTGCGCTGGCGGTGGCCGAGCAGTTGCATCGTCTGGCCCGCAGCCGTCAGGTGATGGTGGTCACGCATCTGGCGCAGATCGCCGCCCGCGCGGACCATCATTTCAAGGTGGAAAAAGCCGTGGAAGAGGGCCGCACGGTTAGCCGGGTGCGTCCGCTCTCGCCCGACGAACGCCTAGAAGAAATCGCCCGCATGCTGGGCGGCAATACCTCTGAAGCCGCGCTGGGGCATGCGCGGGAGCTGATGGAAGGAAAAGAGGTCAAACCATCTGACCGTCTGAAGGTCTAA
- a CDS encoding alginate biosynthesis protein AlgP: MSMKHDSTGGVSKRSLLLLGGLAALALNKDIRRSVVGGTRHAWSDAQDTLEDTVKPALADAAAQAQHTAQALSHEAQKSAQHLAHEAAKRGAVALDTWKEDGAPQAQAWLDTARETAAGLAATVQDRASDLAETAQKRGGELAEVAQQRGSELAETAQKRGSQLAAVAQDRAAELSAETQKRAAEAQKEMQKRAASLEKEARKVADQRGHQAQKALKSARKTATSTLDDVQDSGLGLLSSVQDTGVGLLGNLQGWLGDTLSDTGDTLENRRRTAEKAMGRARRQAEKELRAGRKNWNVKKLEKAVTKKIAPLQKELGKELKLLEKQAKLARKSGSSGNGGLSVGITALLLVGGGAVVLARVPAARKAILDAVGSVSPDAARSLHKFSRDARNLIGSAWLDQIEAPAATPAPGAAATTQGATTGGAAGASVAPGSPAAARTQAEEQSGKPADTGAASKPDAKADKDSQHKTN, from the coding sequence ATGTCCATGAAACACGATTCCACCGGCGGCGTCAGCAAACGCAGCCTGCTGCTGCTGGGCGGGCTGGCCGCGCTGGCCCTGAATAAAGACATTCGCCGTTCCGTGGTGGGCGGCACCCGCCACGCCTGGAGCGACGCTCAGGACACGCTGGAAGACACCGTGAAGCCCGCGCTAGCCGACGCCGCCGCACAGGCGCAGCACACCGCGCAGGCACTCTCCCACGAGGCGCAGAAGTCGGCGCAGCATCTGGCCCACGAGGCGGCCAAACGTGGGGCGGTGGCGCTGGATACTTGGAAGGAAGACGGTGCACCACAGGCCCAGGCGTGGCTGGACACTGCCCGCGAAACGGCGGCAGGGCTGGCTGCCACGGTACAGGACAGGGCGTCCGATCTGGCCGAGACGGCACAGAAACGCGGCGGTGAGCTGGCCGAAGTCGCGCAACAGCGGGGCAGTGAGCTGGCGGAAACCGCCCAGAAACGCGGCAGCCAACTCGCCGCCGTGGCCCAGGACCGCGCCGCAGAGCTTTCGGCAGAGACCCAGAAGCGGGCCGCAGAGGCACAGAAGGAAATGCAGAAACGGGCCGCCAGCTTGGAAAAGGAAGCGCGCAAGGTGGCCGATCAGCGCGGCCATCAGGCACAGAAGGCCCTGAAATCGGCGCGCAAGACCGCCACCAGTACGTTAGATGATGTGCAGGACAGCGGCCTGGGCCTGCTGAGCAGTGTGCAGGACACAGGCGTGGGGCTGCTCGGCAACTTGCAGGGCTGGCTGGGCGACACCCTGAGTGACACGGGCGACACGCTGGAAAACCGCCGCCGCACCGCCGAGAAGGCCATGGGCCGCGCCCGCCGTCAGGCCGAGAAAGAACTGCGCGCTGGCAGGAAGAACTGGAATGTCAAGAAGCTGGAAAAGGCTGTGACGAAGAAGATCGCGCCGCTGCAAAAGGAACTGGGCAAGGAACTCAAACTGCTGGAAAAGCAGGCGAAACTGGCCCGCAAGAGTGGCAGCAGCGGTAATGGTGGCCTGAGCGTGGGCATCACGGCGTTACTGCTGGTGGGCGGCGGCGCTGTCGTGCTGGCCCGCGTACCTGCCGCGCGCAAAGCCATTCTGGACGCGGTGGGATCGGTCAGCCCCGACGCCGCCCGCAGCCTGCATAAATTCAGCCGCGACGCCCGCAACCTGATCGGCTCGGCATGGCTGGACCAGATCGAGGCACCGGCAGCGACGCCAGCACCCGGCGCAGCAGCAACGACGCAGGGCGCGACGACAGGTGGGGCGGCAGGCGCTTCGGTGGCCCCCGGTTCACCCGCTGCCGCCCGGACCCAGGCAGAAGAACAGTCTGGCAAGCCCGCTGACACGGGCGCGGCCAGCAAACCCGACGCCAAGGCCGACAAGGATTCCCAGCACAAGACGAACTGA
- the pckA gene encoding phosphoenolpyruvate carboxykinase (ATP), which produces MSLTANHPLTDLGIENATIHLNPGVDELYAQAIRLGEGVKAATGPLTVHTDKTGRSPKDRFIVEDDQTRDAVWWEGFNRPIGQDIFDGLLKKMTKYADERELFVQQVFAGTDKTQRIAVRMVTEMAYHSLFVHNMFVRPTPEELADFEADWTVLNIPSFKADPAVDGVRTGTFILVNFGKKMIIAGGTQYAGENKKGIFSVMNFLLPARGVMPMHCSANVGEGGDVALFFGLSGTGKTTLSADPSRKLIGDDEHGWTDTGVFNFEGGCYAKVIRLNPQAEPDIYRTTQTYGTVLENVVLKADGTPDLDDDSLTENTRSAYPIEQIDNIQPGSIAGHPKNIIFLTADAFGVLPPLSRLSPEQTMYQFISGFTAKIPGTEEGVTEPGPTFSACFGAPFMPRHPGEYARLLAEKVQDSGATVWLVNTGWSGGMYGQGKRMSIGHTRALIHAALGGELDGVEFEREPFFNLEIPSQVPGVPREVLNPRDAWTDRAAYDETARKLARMFRANFKRFETGVDQAVTDSMPDPDAQS; this is translated from the coding sequence ATGAGCCTGACCGCCAACCACCCACTGACCGATCTGGGCATCGAGAATGCCACCATCCACCTCAATCCCGGCGTCGATGAGCTATATGCGCAGGCCATCCGGCTGGGCGAGGGCGTGAAAGCCGCCACCGGCCCACTGACGGTTCACACGGATAAGACTGGACGCAGCCCCAAGGACCGTTTTATCGTCGAGGACGATCAGACGCGCGACGCCGTGTGGTGGGAGGGCTTTAACCGCCCCATCGGCCAGGACATCTTCGATGGGCTGCTGAAGAAGATGACGAAGTACGCCGACGAGCGGGAACTGTTTGTCCAGCAGGTGTTCGCCGGGACCGACAAGACCCAGCGCATCGCCGTGCGGATGGTCACCGAGATGGCGTATCACTCGCTATTCGTCCACAACATGTTCGTGCGGCCCACGCCGGAGGAGCTGGCGGACTTTGAAGCCGACTGGACCGTGCTGAACATTCCCAGCTTCAAGGCCGATCCAGCGGTGGACGGCGTGCGGACTGGGACCTTCATTCTGGTCAACTTCGGCAAAAAGATGATCATTGCGGGTGGCACGCAGTACGCAGGCGAGAACAAGAAGGGCATCTTCAGCGTCATGAATTTCCTGCTGCCCGCGCGCGGCGTGATGCCCATGCACTGTTCGGCCAATGTGGGCGAGGGCGGGGACGTCGCGCTGTTCTTCGGCCTGAGCGGCACGGGCAAGACCACCCTGAGCGCAGACCCCAGCCGCAAGCTGATCGGCGACGACGAACACGGCTGGACTGATACAGGCGTCTTTAACTTCGAGGGCGGCTGTTACGCCAAGGTCATTCGCCTGAACCCGCAGGCCGAACCCGACATCTACCGCACCACCCAGACCTACGGCACCGTGCTGGAAAACGTGGTACTGAAAGCGGACGGCACGCCTGATCTGGACGACGACAGCCTGACCGAGAACACCCGCAGCGCCTACCCCATCGAGCAGATCGACAACATCCAGCCGGGCAGCATCGCGGGCCATCCCAAAAACATCATCTTCCTGACTGCCGACGCGTTCGGGGTGTTGCCACCACTAAGCCGTCTGTCTCCCGAACAGACCATGTACCAGTTCATCAGCGGCTTCACCGCCAAGATTCCCGGCACCGAAGAAGGCGTCACCGAACCCGGCCCCACCTTCAGCGCGTGCTTCGGCGCACCGTTCATGCCGCGCCACCCCGGCGAGTACGCCCGTCTGCTGGCCGAAAAGGTCCAGGACAGCGGCGCAACCGTGTGGCTGGTCAACACGGGCTGGAGCGGCGGCATGTACGGCCAGGGCAAGCGCATGAGCATCGGCCACACCCGCGCCCTGATCCACGCGGCCCTGGGCGGCGAACTGGACGGCGTGGAGTTCGAGCGCGAGCCGTTCTTCAATCTAGAGATTCCCAGCCAGGTGCCGGGCGTACCCCGCGAGGTCCTGAATCCACGCGACGCCTGGACCGACAGGGCCGCCTACGACGAGACTGCCAGGAAACTGGCCCGCATGTTCCGCGCGAACTTCAAGCGCTTCGAGACGGGCGTGGATCAGGCAGTGACCGACAGCATGCCGGACCCGGACGCGCAGAGCTAA
- a CDS encoding sugar ABC transporter permease: MTAIPTQDAAPEVYVHREPGLLRKALPWLVVAALVLAVGVLAYYLNKSMVGRQKSFTIYFVERGWVRFLLFLLAASGVLALTSLLGQRIGMARTGRKITYSAVLGVQLTHLFLMLVVLVAIYPLFYVLIAAFDPRNSLFAFPDFSNPNILYKTGLLPRLEVLSYENFQKLFEGVAIPLWQLALAGISGAALTALGIMAIIGRTGRESEGLNQTRTWILRILMVAVAVLVIFMGPAQFGGSTNESKFLLSVRNTLLVSGITGILAILLSTTAGYAIARLRFPGRFQTLLFFIFIQMFPVFLALVAVYTLMVLLGLSNTFTGLILAYSGGAIAFNTWIFKGYVESLPESLEEAAMVDGATRWQTFIKVVIPLSGGILVFIFLNQFIGTYAEFILANILLTGVEKWTVGIMLLSFTQGQFSTKWGVFAAAATLGALPIVALFYGFQGYFVGGTVSGGVKE; encoded by the coding sequence GTGACCGCCATCCCTACCCAGGACGCCGCCCCCGAAGTCTACGTTCACCGCGAACCGGGTCTGCTCAGAAAGGCGCTGCCGTGGCTGGTGGTGGCCGCGCTGGTTCTGGCGGTGGGCGTGCTGGCCTATTACCTGAACAAGAGTATGGTGGGCCGCCAGAAGAGCTTTACCATCTACTTTGTGGAGCGCGGCTGGGTGCGCTTCCTGTTGTTTCTGCTGGCAGCCAGCGGCGTGCTGGCCCTGACCAGTCTGCTGGGCCAGCGCATCGGCATGGCGCGCACTGGGCGCAAGATCACCTACAGCGCCGTGCTGGGCGTGCAGCTCACGCACCTGTTTTTAATGCTGGTGGTGTTGGTGGCGATCTATCCGCTGTTCTACGTGCTGATCGCCGCCTTCGATCCGCGCAACAGCCTGTTCGCCTTCCCGGACTTCAGTAACCCCAACATCCTGTACAAGACCGGGTTGCTGCCGCGCCTGGAAGTGCTGAGCTACGAGAACTTCCAGAAGCTATTCGAGGGCGTGGCGATTCCACTGTGGCAACTGGCCCTGGCCGGGATTTCTGGTGCGGCGCTGACCGCCCTGGGCATCATGGCGATCATTGGGCGCACGGGCCGCGAAAGCGAGGGCCTGAACCAGACCCGCACCTGGATCCTGCGCATCCTGATGGTGGCGGTGGCCGTGCTGGTGATCTTCATGGGACCGGCGCAGTTCGGAGGCAGCACCAACGAGAGCAAGTTCCTGCTGTCGGTGAGGAACACGCTGCTGGTGTCGGGCATCACGGGCATCCTGGCGATTCTGCTGTCCACCACAGCGGGGTACGCGATTGCCCGTCTGCGCTTTCCGGGCCGCTTCCAGACGCTGCTGTTCTTCATCTTTATTCAGATGTTCCCGGTCTTCCTGGCGCTGGTGGCCGTCTATACCCTGATGGTCCTGCTGGGCCTGAGCAACACCTTCACGGGCCTGATCCTGGCCTACAGCGGCGGCGCAATCGCCTTCAATACCTGGATTTTCAAGGGCTATGTGGAAAGCCTGCCCGAATCGTTGGAGGAAGCGGCAATGGTGGACGGCGCGACGCGCTGGCAGACTTTTATCAAGGTGGTCATTCCGCTGTCGGGCGGCATTCTGGTCTTCATCTTCCTGAACCAGTTCATCGGCACCTATGCCGAATTTATCCTGGCAAATATCCTGCTGACCGGAGTGGAGAAGTGGACGGTGGGGATCATGTTGCTGTCGTTCACGCAGGGCCAGTTCAGCACCAAATGGGGCGTGTTCGCCGCCGCCGCGACGCTGGGTGCGCTGCCCATCGTGGCGCTGTTCTACGGCTTCCAGGGTTACTTCGTGGGCGGCACAGTTTCGGGCGGGGTCAAGGAATAG
- a CDS encoding ABC transporter permease subunit: MTAIPHPPRFGARSTVPPEGTRGVLIAVLILAVMLGGAVLIGWLLSGLTARVYPEAPPYMILIYGVAALLLMLPIVLRLFPWMVSWYYLFPALVFLAAFTILPIVLTVNYAFTNYNAVNSGNPDSALRTTATISADKRVVTLGETPQSDSVQQYLRCETPNCTGATLVLFDDQASVPYKARIASVDGLQITLAAPFTTDIEVARATRLNAISYIGLANFREIFAKASRALVPVFIWTVVFAFSTVTINAIAGLVLGILLYNKNLKGRNVYRTLLFLPWAIPAVISVQMWVALLNQQFGIVNKGLGLLGLAAVPWLNDPLWAKVSVLVVNLWLGFPYMMTATISALSTINEDLYEAASIDGASRLQQISNITLPLLKNSFTPILLSGFAFNFNNFGIIYLLTQGGPDQQGREATARSTDILLSWGYNTAFSSSGQSNYSLASAIALIIFFLTLAISLVNFKAAGVFEEARK; this comes from the coding sequence ATGACCGCGATTCCACACCCCCCCCGTTTTGGTGCCCGCTCCACTGTCCCCCCCGAAGGAACGCGCGGCGTGCTGATTGCCGTCCTGATCCTGGCCGTCATGCTGGGCGGAGCCGTGCTGATCGGCTGGCTGCTGAGCGGCCTGACCGCCCGCGTTTACCCCGAAGCGCCGCCCTACATGATCCTGATCTACGGCGTGGCCGCGCTGCTGCTGATGCTGCCGATCGTGCTGCGGCTGTTTCCGTGGATGGTGAGCTGGTATTACCTGTTTCCGGCACTGGTCTTTCTGGCGGCCTTTACCATCCTGCCCATCGTGCTGACGGTCAATTACGCCTTTACCAACTACAACGCGGTCAACAGCGGCAACCCCGACTCGGCGCTGCGGACCACCGCCACCATCAGCGCGGATAAGCGGGTGGTCACGCTGGGCGAGACGCCGCAGTCCGACAGCGTGCAGCAGTACCTGCGCTGCGAGACCCCGAACTGCACGGGCGCGACGCTGGTGCTGTTCGACGATCAGGCGTCGGTGCCGTACAAGGCCAGGATTGCCAGTGTGGACGGCCTGCAAATTACGCTGGCCGCGCCGTTTACCACTGATATCGAGGTCGCGCGGGCCACCCGCCTGAACGCTATCAGTTACATCGGGCTGGCCAACTTCCGCGAGATCTTCGCCAAGGCCAGCCGCGCACTGGTCCCGGTGTTCATCTGGACAGTGGTGTTCGCCTTTTCTACCGTGACCATCAACGCCATCGCGGGGCTAGTGCTGGGCATCCTGCTGTACAACAAGAACCTCAAGGGCCGCAATGTGTACCGCACGCTGCTGTTCCTGCCGTGGGCCATTCCCGCCGTGATCAGCGTGCAGATGTGGGTGGCGCTGCTGAACCAGCAGTTCGGGATCGTGAACAAGGGGCTGGGGCTGCTGGGGCTGGCCGCCGTGCCGTGGCTGAACGATCCGCTGTGGGCCAAGGTCAGCGTGCTGGTGGTCAACTTGTGGCTGGGCTTCCCGTACATGATGACCGCCACCATCAGCGCCCTCAGCACCATCAACGAGGACCTGTATGAGGCCGCCAGCATTGACGGGGCCAGCCGCCTGCAACAGATTTCCAACATCACACTGCCGCTGCTGAAGAACAGCTTCACGCCCATTTTGCTGTCGGGCTTCGCCTTCAACTTCAACAACTTCGGCATCATCTACCTGCTCACGCAGGGCGGGCCAGACCAGCAGGGCCGTGAGGCCACCGCGCGCAGCACCGACATTCTGCTGTCGTGGGGCTATAACACGGCCTTTTCCTCCAGCGGCCAGTCCAACTATTCGCTGGCCAGCGCCATTGCGCTGATCATCTTCTTCCTCACGCTGGCGATTTCGCTGGTGAACTTCAAGGCCGCAGGCGTCTTTGAGGAGGCCCGCAAGTGA
- a CDS encoding maltose ABC transporter substrate-binding protein — MKKALTILSLALLGQASAANITVWTHFGGAELDWLKQQAATFDKKGNKTTIVSVPFDQIPDKLIQSAPKGQGPDVIVTLPQDRLGQLAAAGVIEPMDKYITSKTDFDKTGLNAMTYQGKLFAIPMFAEAVALVYNKKLVPKAPTTWADFLKIAQANTGNGKFGFLTDLSNAYQNYGVISAFGGYVFKNTAGTLNTKDIGLSNAGADKASGFLNDLRYKYNLVPEGVSGDVAKGAFTDGRLAMYLTGPWDMGDIKKAGIDYGITTFPTPPGASGKWSPFVGVQGTMINAYSKNKVAAAQFAKQISSSDAQYAFNKAGGRIPVSLSARTRLKSDPVVAGFGKAISAGTPMPNVPAMGAVWAPWSAAIAQSVQKPNPDYSQILDKAVQEIQGNIK, encoded by the coding sequence ATGAAAAAAGCACTGACCATCCTGTCCCTCGCCCTGCTGGGCCAAGCCAGCGCCGCCAACATCACCGTCTGGACTCACTTCGGGGGTGCGGAACTCGACTGGCTCAAGCAGCAGGCCGCCACCTTCGACAAGAAGGGCAACAAGACCACCATTGTCAGCGTGCCCTTTGACCAGATTCCTGACAAGCTGATCCAGAGTGCCCCCAAGGGCCAGGGACCCGACGTGATCGTGACCCTGCCGCAGGACCGCCTGGGCCAGCTCGCGGCGGCGGGCGTCATCGAGCCGATGGACAAGTACATCACCAGCAAGACCGACTTCGACAAGACCGGTCTGAACGCCATGACCTACCAGGGCAAGCTGTTCGCCATCCCCATGTTCGCCGAGGCTGTGGCGCTGGTCTACAACAAGAAACTGGTTCCCAAGGCCCCCACCACCTGGGCCGACTTCCTGAAGATCGCGCAGGCCAACACTGGCAACGGTAAGTTCGGCTTCCTGACGGACCTGTCCAACGCCTACCAGAACTACGGCGTGATCAGCGCTTTTGGCGGCTATGTGTTCAAGAACACGGCTGGCACGCTGAACACCAAGGACATCGGTCTGTCGAATGCCGGTGCCGACAAGGCCAGCGGCTTCCTGAACGATCTTCGCTACAAGTACAACTTGGTCCCTGAAGGCGTGTCCGGCGATGTCGCCAAGGGCGCGTTCACCGACGGACGCCTGGCAATGTACCTGACCGGACCCTGGGACATGGGCGACATTAAGAAGGCGGGCATTGACTACGGCATCACCACCTTCCCCACGCCTCCCGGCGCGAGCGGCAAGTGGAGTCCCTTCGTGGGTGTGCAGGGCACCATGATCAACGCCTACAGCAAAAACAAGGTGGCGGCGGCCCAGTTTGCCAAGCAGATCAGCTCCAGCGACGCGCAGTATGCCTTCAACAAGGCCGGCGGGCGCATCCCGGTCAGCCTGAGCGCACGTACCCGCCTCAAGAGTGACCCGGTGGTGGCAGGTTTCGGCAAGGCCATCAGCGCCGGAACCCCCATGCCCAACGTCCCGGCGATGGGCGCGGTGTGGGCACCCTGGAGCGCCGCGATTGCCCAGAGCGTCCAGAAGCCCAACCCGGATTACAGCCAGATTCTGGACAAGGCTGTGCAGGAAATCCAGGGCAACATCAAGTAA